In bacterium, the following are encoded in one genomic region:
- a CDS encoding ROK family protein, with the protein MNLLNTEGPLSRIELTKKSKLDGKTVTSLTKELIGENLISSIGYKSSTGGRCPELLNINANARQCIGLYMDGEKILAILSNLKGNILIKRQFPLKVGASRKTVIDVFEKSILSLTEQAEHSKLLGIGIAVQGIMDAKMETVIQSALFPSMEGMNLKKILRKIYSAPVEIEDSARSKALAEKWFGAAKKIDNFILLDMGLGIGCAIFAEGHIHYGENMSSGELGHTIIDERGTLCRCGHRGCLETVASLEVLERRIKKELGLKSTNLGEIIELLNKENATAKDIVCEVGHYIGLSISNVVNVIHPSHIILDGLLTRLGNIFFNSIDETLKHYTMPSFYNNLKLVPAKLGDEGASLGATTLLLRKIFEMEELM; encoded by the coding sequence ATGAATCTGTTGAATACAGAAGGTCCTCTGTCGCGGATAGAGCTTACAAAAAAGTCAAAATTGGACGGAAAGACTGTTACAAGCCTAACTAAAGAACTTATTGGGGAAAATCTTATAAGTTCTATTGGTTATAAATCTTCAACTGGAGGTAGATGTCCTGAATTACTTAATATCAATGCAAATGCAAGACAGTGTATAGGGCTTTACATGGATGGGGAAAAGATTTTAGCAATCCTATCTAATTTAAAAGGCAATATATTGATAAAAAGACAATTTCCCCTAAAGGTAGGAGCCTCAAGAAAAACAGTTATTGATGTATTTGAAAAATCTATACTGTCACTTACTGAACAGGCAGAACATTCAAAGCTACTGGGTATAGGAATAGCAGTTCAGGGTATAATGGATGCAAAGATGGAGACAGTGATACAATCTGCTTTATTCCCATCCATGGAGGGAATGAACCTGAAGAAAATATTGCGAAAGATATATTCTGCGCCAGTTGAGATTGAAGATTCTGCCAGATCCAAGGCTTTGGCAGAGAAGTGGTTTGGAGCTGCTAAAAAAATAGATAACTTCATTCTTCTTGATATGGGCCTGGGGATAGGCTGTGCTATCTTTGCGGAAGGGCACATTCATTATGGTGAAAATATGAGTTCAGGAGAACTAGGACATACAATAATAGACGAGAGAGGCACTTTGTGTCGTTGCGGGCATAGAGGATGTCTTGAAACTGTTGCATCATTAGAGGTTCTCGAGAGAAGAATAAAAAAAGAATTGGGTTTAAAAAGCACAAATCTTGGGGAAATTATAGAGCTGTTAAATAAAGAGAATGCTACTGCAAAGGATATTGTTTGTGAAGTAGGCCATTATATAGGATTAAGTATAAGCAATGTAGTAAATGTAATACACCCATCTCACATAATTCTTGATGGTTTACTAACTAGGCTTGGGAATATATTTTTTAATTCTATAGATGAGACTCTCAAACATTATACAATGCCTAGCTTTTACAATAATCTAAAACTTGTTCCAGCAAAACTGGGCGATGAAGGAGCGTCCTTGGGTGCTACTACGCTCCTGTTGCGAAAAATATTTGAAATGGAAGAACTGATGTGA